Proteins found in one Lysinibacillus fusiformis genomic segment:
- a CDS encoding DUF1648 domain-containing protein translates to MFRPILKLPKTKSEKIWDYIGGSIFILSIFYIILAWGKLPDEIPGHFNGMGEVDRWGSKIELFILPFIGLFLWIVMGLLEKAPHMHNYPVRLNESNVKAFYLNSRKILNEVKNICLILFAFISVQMVRIGLGEVNSLRWWFLPIVLIGVLIPIIKGFITSYKIK, encoded by the coding sequence ATGTTTAGGCCAATTTTAAAGTTACCTAAAACAAAATCAGAAAAGATATGGGACTATATTGGTGGTAGTATATTTATTTTGTCCATCTTTTATATTATATTGGCCTGGGGGAAGTTGCCTGATGAAATACCTGGTCATTTTAATGGGATGGGTGAGGTTGATCGCTGGGGTTCAAAAATTGAATTATTTATTCTTCCATTCATCGGTTTGTTTTTATGGATTGTAATGGGCCTTCTAGAAAAAGCACCTCATATGCATAATTATCCAGTACGTTTAAATGAAAGTAATGTAAAAGCATTTTATTTGAATAGCAGAAAAATACTAAATGAAGTGAAAAATATCTGTCTCATTTTATTTGCTTTTATATCGGTTCAGATGGTTCGTATTGGTCTTGGTGAGGTAAATTCATTACGCTGGTGGTTCCTACCCATTGTATTGATAGGTGTATTGATCCCAATCATTAAAGGGTTTATAACAAGCTACAAAATAAAATAG
- a CDS encoding IS110 family transposase has protein sequence MKHVIALDVSKGKSTVAIYDGHRQCEFEGVLLHTRGDFERLHERIVEMSKQDGQAPAIVFEATGTYSKPIEAFFKDYGYAYCRMNPLEANLQMATMRRHKTDTSDAHELAKTHFKMEREITYIQDDYYEQMRALTRYYDEIDEEIILLKSRMHAILQLSFPELEKLITPSSALFLNIVQLYPHPALLQAHSKTMIKNRLKANTRKNLSLMRAEAKAITLLEAAENSYPAIKPTDIRCDQARDYAARIADLQEKKDTLVKQMVELSEGRKEYLVFRSIPGIGDSTACRLIGEIGDIHRFQNAKQLNAYAGIDIMRYQSGNMQYRDRINKRGNKHLRKILYFMVCAMLMAKGKPNHFVDYYYKLKKQPQRKPHKVAIIACINKFLKVTFQLLTHGILYDYESALPAQKS, from the coding sequence ATGAAACATGTTATTGCGTTAGATGTCAGTAAAGGAAAAAGTACTGTTGCGATTTATGATGGTCACCGCCAATGTGAATTCGAAGGTGTGCTACTTCATACACGCGGTGATTTTGAGCGATTACACGAACGAATAGTAGAGATGTCAAAACAAGATGGACAAGCACCAGCTATCGTATTTGAAGCAACAGGTACCTATTCAAAACCTATCGAAGCATTTTTCAAAGATTACGGCTACGCATACTGCCGCATGAATCCACTTGAAGCGAATTTACAGATGGCAACGATGCGTCGTCATAAAACCGATACTAGTGATGCCCATGAACTTGCGAAGACTCATTTTAAAATGGAACGCGAAATAACGTACATACAAGACGATTATTATGAACAGATGCGTGCACTGACTCGTTACTACGATGAAATTGATGAAGAAATCATTTTACTCAAAAGTAGAATGCATGCCATTTTACAGCTGAGTTTTCCAGAATTAGAAAAGCTGATTACACCGAGTTCAGCACTATTTTTAAATATTGTACAACTCTATCCACACCCCGCACTTTTACAAGCCCATTCAAAAACGATGATTAAAAATCGTTTAAAGGCCAATACGCGAAAAAACCTCTCGCTAATGCGTGCGGAGGCTAAAGCTATTACATTATTAGAAGCAGCTGAAAATAGTTACCCCGCGATTAAACCAACAGATATTCGTTGTGATCAAGCACGAGATTACGCAGCTCGCATTGCGGATTTACAAGAGAAGAAAGATACGCTTGTGAAACAGATGGTGGAATTGTCGGAAGGACGAAAAGAATATCTAGTATTTCGATCGATTCCTGGAATTGGCGATTCAACGGCGTGCCGATTAATTGGAGAGATTGGTGACATCCACCGCTTTCAAAATGCGAAACAACTGAACGCTTACGCAGGCATTGATATTATGCGGTACCAGTCTGGGAATATGCAATATCGAGACAGAATTAATAAACGAGGAAACAAACATTTACGAAAGATTTTATATTTTATGGTGTGCGCCATGCTTATGGCTAAAGGAAAACCGAATCATTTTGTGGACTATTACTACAAATTAAAAAAGCAACCTCAGAGGAAGCCTCATAAGGTTGCGATCATCGCCTGCATCAATAAGTTTCTGAAAGTGACATTTCAGTTACTGACGCATGGCATTCTTTACGATTATGAGTCCGCACTACCAGCTCAGAAATCGTAA
- a CDS encoding methyl-accepting chemotaxis protein: MRFTIYKKLLLGFFIVILVLVTTIGLNIKQLDSVNKTYRTLLEEQTTKSISIQELRVIAKQEIVSMRGYLLLGDKQNFQSNQASREEFKQKSEELMATLDSEKSIKLLEAINKSEQSVQQFADRMFDLKAAGETEKYEKLDSTQGRLIIKQFDERVENLSNYQNEYVEGKMAATSSQIQDIKLQMMLLGVFAVVISLIIAMVVGSLMSRPINGMAKAAKKIAEGDLTAEQIRIKNRDEVGDLALAFNQMAANLKDLITNVRQNTVQVSGSAAELTASADQTIQATEQITSSIQEVASGSEAQGKNATESSEAMKNMTKGIQQLASTTAAVSELAIETNSEAKKGNDSLHRVISQMTTINTAVLESASVVKNLDGHSIEIGNIIGIITDIAEQTNLLALNAAIEAARAGDHGRGFAVVADEVKKLAEQSKKSAEQIATLISEIQQDTNRAVTVMDTGTQEVQIGMQVVKVAEEGFSKIVELIEQVSMQIQEATTVSEEMSSSAEQIYASFDEIATIAQMSSSNLQNVASASEEQLATIEEVAASAATLSNMAEELHTQVSRFKVE, from the coding sequence ATGCGATTTACTATCTACAAGAAATTATTACTCGGTTTTTTTATAGTTATTTTAGTACTCGTTACAACAATCGGCTTAAATATAAAACAGCTTGATTCTGTGAATAAGACCTATCGTACATTACTGGAGGAACAAACTACTAAATCTATAAGTATTCAGGAATTACGGGTGATTGCAAAACAGGAAATTGTCAGCATGCGTGGTTACCTACTACTTGGAGACAAACAAAATTTTCAAAGCAATCAAGCCTCACGCGAGGAATTTAAACAAAAATCAGAAGAATTAATGGCTACTTTGGATTCAGAAAAATCAATTAAGCTACTTGAAGCTATTAATAAAAGTGAGCAAAGTGTTCAACAATTTGCAGATCGTATGTTTGACTTAAAAGCTGCTGGAGAAACAGAAAAGTACGAAAAATTGGACAGCACTCAAGGACGCTTAATTATTAAACAATTCGACGAGCGTGTTGAAAACCTTTCTAATTATCAAAATGAGTATGTTGAAGGAAAAATGGCTGCTACATCAAGCCAAATTCAAGATATCAAACTCCAAATGATGCTACTTGGGGTCTTTGCTGTTGTCATAAGTCTGATAATTGCTATGGTGGTTGGTAGTCTAATGTCTCGCCCAATTAACGGCATGGCCAAGGCTGCGAAAAAAATAGCTGAGGGTGACTTAACAGCTGAACAAATTCGCATAAAGAATCGTGATGAAGTGGGTGATTTAGCGCTTGCTTTTAATCAAATGGCTGCAAATTTAAAGGATTTAATTACCAATGTACGCCAAAACACTGTACAAGTAAGTGGTTCTGCTGCTGAGTTAACAGCCAGTGCAGATCAAACTATACAGGCTACAGAGCAAATCACTTCTTCTATTCAAGAGGTTGCTAGTGGCTCAGAGGCTCAAGGGAAAAATGCAACTGAAAGCTCAGAAGCCATGAAAAACATGACCAAAGGTATACAACAATTAGCTTCTACTACTGCGGCTGTTTCTGAACTGGCAATCGAGACAAATTCAGAGGCTAAGAAAGGGAATGATTCTTTACATCGTGTAATATCTCAGATGACTACAATCAATACGGCTGTCTTAGAGTCAGCAAGTGTTGTTAAAAATTTAGACGGACATTCCATTGAAATTGGTAATATCATTGGCATTATTACCGATATTGCAGAACAAACAAATTTATTAGCACTTAATGCAGCAATTGAAGCAGCCCGTGCAGGCGATCACGGACGTGGCTTTGCAGTCGTTGCAGATGAAGTGAAAAAGCTAGCAGAGCAATCAAAAAAATCCGCTGAGCAAATCGCTACCTTGATTTCTGAAATACAGCAGGATACAAACCGTGCTGTAACGGTGATGGATACTGGTACTCAAGAGGTTCAAATTGGTATGCAAGTAGTGAAGGTAGCAGAAGAAGGTTTCTCTAAGATTGTGGAGCTTATTGAGCAAGTATCCATGCAAATTCAAGAAGCAACGACAGTGTCTGAGGAGATGTCCTCCAGTGCAGAGCAAATTTATGCTTCCTTTGATGAAATCGCAACTATTGCCCAAATGTCCTCATCTAATTTACAAAATGTTGCATCTGCTTCTGAAGAACAATTAGCTACTATCGAAGAAGTAGCAGCTTCAGCAGCAACACTTTCAAATATGGCAGAAGAGCTTCACACGCAAGTCTCTCGTTTTAAGGTAGAATAA
- a CDS encoding RNA polymerase sigma factor, with product MTALNQSKERADIDIQSIVEQVQSGDTRAYAEIIRCFQKQIYIYCYYMLGTKEEAEDASQDIFIKGLENIHKFSYTVSLSAWLYKIAHHHCIDVIKAKNKGYKFWLNLKQEQVKQTQVPIPEYDEMVHRLLENLHVDEKRILLLHSIEEYSFDEIAAIMDMKAATVRKKYERLRKKLMKENMLGGDIYGHSFKTGG from the coding sequence TTGACTGCACTAAATCAATCAAAAGAGCGGGCTGATATAGATATTCAATCCATTGTGGAGCAAGTTCAATCAGGTGACACACGTGCCTATGCAGAAATCATTCGTTGTTTTCAAAAGCAAATTTATATTTATTGTTACTATATGCTAGGAACCAAAGAGGAGGCGGAGGATGCTTCACAAGATATTTTTATTAAGGGATTAGAAAATATTCATAAATTTTCTTATACGGTTTCCTTGTCAGCATGGCTTTATAAAATTGCCCACCATCATTGTATTGATGTCATAAAAGCCAAAAATAAGGGCTATAAATTTTGGCTAAATCTGAAGCAAGAACAGGTGAAGCAGACGCAAGTTCCGATACCTGAATATGATGAAATGGTACATAGGCTATTGGAAAACTTACATGTAGATGAAAAAAGGATTTTATTACTTCATTCTATTGAGGAGTATAGCTTTGATGAAATTGCTGCCATTATGGATATGAAAGCAGCCACAGTAAGAAAAAAGTATGAACGATTACGTAAAAAATTGATGAAGGAAAATATGTTAGGAGGGGATATTTATGGACACTCGTTCAAAACTGGAGGATAA
- a CDS encoding DUF4179 domain-containing protein, whose product MDTRSKLEDKELDQIERFIRETPIEVDLVNRTMNKYENKRNSKQPESFRTHKKMRQRVMMMTASAAMIFSLVFITGLISPTMAATMKEVPVLSSIFKLAGDLGLKTADEKGLSTKLHTSVTKDGFTLSVSEVVYDGTRVSIAIERLQTEGEFSKRNLIEQISDIELFINGNSVDSFAANDSNSVHPMIHNGKDKDSAIIEFSDLSNQGGASFPEQFNLTLFTSITGIEDPLKIDIPVKNKVEDYVTLQPNVSRKYDNIHFTVEQIQLTPITTGITTRLVLMDNSTFTLPLLTMGIDVFDDQGRKLKLIGGNGWHATNGSDKITDSRYNPFESVPKTITLKPYIYLFDENEMGAFQMDENGEPKIQYIPELEVTLPINSQK is encoded by the coding sequence ATGGACACTCGTTCAAAACTGGAGGATAAGGAGTTAGATCAGATAGAAAGGTTTATTCGAGAAACACCTATAGAAGTTGATTTAGTTAATCGTACTATGAACAAATATGAAAATAAACGTAACTCAAAGCAGCCAGAAAGTTTTAGAACCCATAAGAAAATGCGCCAAAGAGTGATGATGATGACAGCCTCTGCAGCAATGATTTTTAGTCTGGTATTTATCACTGGCTTAATTTCACCAACGATGGCAGCAACAATGAAGGAAGTACCAGTACTATCATCAATTTTTAAACTTGCGGGTGATTTAGGTCTTAAAACTGCTGATGAAAAAGGACTTTCAACGAAACTTCATACAAGTGTTACTAAAGATGGTTTTACATTAAGTGTATCTGAAGTAGTGTATGACGGTACACGTGTTTCAATTGCTATTGAACGTCTTCAAACAGAAGGTGAATTTTCAAAAAGAAATTTAATAGAACAAATCAGTGATATCGAATTGTTTATAAATGGTAATTCTGTTGATTCTTTTGCTGCGAATGATTCTAATTCTGTCCATCCTATGATACACAATGGTAAAGATAAAGATTCTGCTATTATTGAGTTTTCGGATTTGAGTAATCAGGGAGGAGCTTCTTTCCCCGAACAATTTAATTTGACGTTATTTACTTCAATAACTGGCATAGAAGATCCTTTGAAAATTGATATTCCTGTGAAAAATAAAGTTGAAGACTATGTGACCTTACAACCTAATGTAAGTAGGAAATACGATAATATACATTTTACTGTTGAACAGATTCAACTGACACCAATAACAACAGGAATAACTACAAGACTCGTTTTAATGGATAACTCAACTTTCACACTACCTTTACTAACGATGGGTATAGATGTTTTTGATGATCAAGGTCGCAAACTTAAATTAATTGGTGGTAATGGTTGGCATGCTACGAATGGAAGCGATAAGATTACGGATTCTCGGTACAACCCGTTTGAATCTGTTCCAAAAACAATAACCCTTAAGCCGTATATATACCTCTTTGATGAAAATGAAATGGGTGCATTTCAAATGGATGAAAATGGTGAACCAAAGATTCAATATATTCCTGAACTAGAGGTTACACTACCTATTAATTCACAAAAATAA